From a single Prosthecobacter sp. genomic region:
- a CDS encoding efflux RND transporter periplasmic adaptor subunit: protein MKTMETKPVLVTVEGITLKKTTYPVRVASQGAVQPRTRSTLMPEVAGMIFEVSPSFRPGGFFEKGEVLIKLDPVDYETAVTTAKAAVALAKVTLVEEEAKAEQALENWKALGRQGAPGELVSRAPQVARAKADLAAAEARVVKAERDAQRTVIRAPYAGQVLEQAVDVGQYVGQGTTLGRIFATDFVEVRLPLPERESQHIKLPERYRDANDLTPAAKVKLRTTAAGKSVAWEGRLVRVESALDAETRQTTAVAQIDNPFSKRADGAPPLKIGQFIEAEIEGDALNDVFIISRSAVRAGDEIILITPQNTLKRMFVEPVFGTDKHIVVSANAAKAPKEGDVLCLTPIPFPADGARVNPVIDGMPSSEKMADQKKPEKKSVMLVPEAKPLP from the coding sequence ATGAAGACGATGGAGACCAAGCCGGTGCTGGTGACGGTGGAGGGCATCACATTGAAAAAGACGACGTACCCGGTGCGCGTGGCCTCGCAGGGCGCGGTGCAGCCGCGCACGCGCAGCACGCTGATGCCGGAGGTGGCCGGGATGATCTTCGAGGTGAGTCCGTCGTTCCGACCGGGCGGCTTTTTTGAGAAGGGCGAGGTGCTGATCAAACTCGATCCTGTGGATTATGAAACAGCCGTGACGACCGCCAAGGCAGCCGTGGCGCTGGCGAAGGTCACTCTTGTAGAAGAAGAAGCGAAAGCGGAGCAAGCGCTCGAAAACTGGAAGGCGCTGGGCCGTCAGGGAGCACCGGGCGAACTCGTCTCCCGCGCACCGCAGGTGGCGCGTGCGAAGGCCGATCTGGCTGCCGCCGAGGCACGCGTGGTAAAAGCGGAACGTGATGCGCAGCGCACCGTGATTCGCGCACCGTATGCCGGGCAGGTTCTGGAACAGGCCGTCGATGTGGGACAATATGTGGGCCAAGGGACCACTTTGGGCCGCATTTTTGCCACCGACTTCGTCGAAGTGCGCCTGCCGCTGCCAGAACGTGAAAGCCAGCACATCAAACTGCCGGAACGTTATCGCGATGCGAATGACCTGACCCCTGCCGCGAAGGTCAAACTGCGCACGACCGCCGCAGGCAAGAGTGTGGCGTGGGAAGGCCGCCTCGTGCGCGTGGAAAGCGCGCTGGATGCAGAAACACGCCAGACGACCGCCGTGGCGCAAATCGACAATCCATTTTCCAAACGTGCGGATGGCGCGCCGCCGCTGAAGATCGGCCAGTTCATCGAGGCGGAGATCGAAGGTGACGCGTTGAACGATGTCTTCATCATCTCACGCTCCGCTGTGCGTGCCGGCGATGAGATCATCCTCATCACGCCGCAAAACACGCTGAAGCGCATGTTTGTGGAGCCAGTTTTCGGCACGGACAAACACATCGTCGTCTCCGCCAATGCAGCCAAGGCTCCCAAAGAAGGAGATGTGCTCTGTCTCACCCCGATCCCCTTCCCGGCTGATGGTGCGCGGGTGAATCCTGTGATCGACGGAATGCCATCAAGCGAAAAAATGGCCGACCAGAAGAAGCCGGAGAAAAAATCCGTGATGCTGGTGCCGGAAGCGAAGCCGCTGCCGTGA
- a CDS encoding TIM barrel protein has protein sequence MNTRRDFVRNLSALAFTAPLMAETPKVKNKVCFFTKHLIGLGYDDIAGLAAEMGVDGIEAPIRPKAGHITPEQVVDELPKFVEALKKQNLEMMIMTSGINEVSAEQRTEEVLRTAAKLGVKRFRMNYFKYDLKQPIWEQLQAIRPKIKDLVALCAEIGIQPMFQNHSGQDYFGAAVWDIFSIMREYPAAQFSFAFDILHATCEGGKSWPLEFNLVKSHIGAAYFKDFKWDGRKLVTVPLGEGQVDPKYGEMLMKTGYSGPISLHVEYLEGNPKDAAVLKGFREAHLRDMKTLKGWLGWG, from the coding sequence ATGAACACACGTCGCGATTTTGTCCGCAACCTCTCTGCTTTGGCTTTTACGGCTCCCTTGATGGCGGAAACGCCGAAAGTGAAGAACAAGGTCTGCTTTTTCACGAAGCACCTCATCGGCCTGGGCTATGACGACATCGCGGGGCTGGCCGCTGAGATGGGCGTGGATGGCATCGAGGCACCGATCCGGCCAAAAGCAGGGCACATCACGCCGGAGCAGGTCGTGGATGAGCTGCCGAAGTTTGTCGAGGCGCTTAAAAAGCAGAACCTCGAAATGATGATCATGACCTCCGGCATCAACGAGGTGAGCGCCGAGCAGCGCACGGAGGAGGTGCTGCGCACGGCGGCAAAGCTGGGCGTGAAGCGCTTCCGCATGAACTACTTCAAGTATGACCTGAAACAGCCGATCTGGGAGCAGCTCCAGGCCATCCGGCCGAAGATCAAAGATCTCGTGGCCCTGTGCGCGGAGATCGGCATCCAGCCGATGTTTCAGAACCACAGCGGGCAGGATTACTTCGGTGCGGCGGTGTGGGACATCTTCTCGATCATGCGCGAGTATCCGGCGGCGCAGTTCAGCTTCGCCTTCGACATCCTGCACGCCACCTGCGAGGGCGGAAAATCCTGGCCGCTGGAGTTCAACCTCGTGAAAAGCCACATCGGCGCGGCTTACTTCAAGGATTTCAAATGGGACGGGCGCAAGCTCGTCACCGTGCCGCTCGGCGAAGGTCAGGTGGACCCGAAATACGGCGAAATGCTCATGAAAACCGGCTACAGCGGCCCAATTTCACTTCATGTCGAGTATCTCGAAGGCAATCCGAAGGACGCGGCAGTGCTCAAGGGCTTCCGCGAGGCGCATCTGCGGGATATGAAGACGCTCAAGGGGTGGCTGGGGTGGGGGTGA
- a CDS encoding ROK family protein yields MSSSIQNPASSNQHQAIGIDLGGTNIKAALVDTQSAQTLATLSKPTRDGEFENNTPHFAFTVREIIQEFEAQAGSKLAVGLSAPGLANPNGQCIDWMPGRMHGLEKFDWSAFLERDCRVLNDAHAALLGEVWAGAAKNCRDVFMLTLGTGVGGAIYSGGRLLSGKIGRAGHLGHISIDTNAPRDDFNTPGSLEDAIGNQTIAQRGEGRYATTHALLDAYAAGDEHAKKIWLTSVRHLAAAIASLINVLDPELIIIGGGIAVGAGDRLFDPLATFLDDFEWRPGRNQVRVVPASLGDSAGCLGAVFNLIQSH; encoded by the coding sequence ATGAGTTCTTCCATCCAGAATCCAGCATCAAGCAACCAGCATCAAGCGATCGGCATCGACCTCGGCGGCACGAACATCAAAGCCGCGCTCGTGGACACGCAGTCCGCGCAAACCCTCGCCACGCTCTCGAAACCCACGCGCGATGGCGAATTCGAAAACAACACGCCGCACTTCGCCTTCACCGTGCGCGAGATCATCCAGGAGTTCGAAGCGCAAGCAGGCTCCAAACTCGCCGTCGGCCTCTCCGCGCCCGGTTTGGCCAATCCGAACGGCCAATGCATCGACTGGATGCCCGGACGCATGCACGGCCTCGAAAAATTTGATTGGTCCGCCTTCCTCGAACGTGACTGCCGCGTGCTCAACGACGCCCACGCCGCCCTCCTCGGCGAAGTCTGGGCCGGAGCCGCGAAGAACTGCCGTGATGTCTTCATGCTCACCCTCGGCACCGGCGTTGGCGGCGCGATTTACAGCGGTGGACGCCTCCTCAGCGGCAAGATCGGCCGCGCTGGCCACCTCGGTCACATCAGCATCGACACGAATGCTCCGCGCGACGACTTCAACACGCCCGGCAGCCTCGAAGACGCCATCGGCAATCAAACCATCGCACAACGCGGCGAAGGCCGCTACGCCACCACTCACGCGCTGCTTGATGCTTATGCCGCAGGTGACGAGCACGCCAAAAAAATCTGGCTCACCTCCGTCCGCCACCTCGCCGCCGCCATCGCGTCCCTGATCAACGTTCTCGACCCCGAACTCATCATCATCGGCGGCGGCATTGCCGTTGGTGCCGGAGATCGCTTGTTCGATCCACTCGCCACCTTCCTCGACGATTTCGAATGGAGGCCCGGTAGGAATCAGGTTCGCGTTGTGCCCGCGTCGCTCGGCGATTCGGCCGGATGTCTCGGTGCCGTCTTCAATCTGATTCAATCCCATTAA
- a CDS encoding aldose epimerase family protein yields the protein MSIASPSHAASAPQVTSEVWGTTSEGKTVKLFTLRNANGMEAKITNYGGIIVSLKTADKNGQFADVALGFDTLDRYLDKNPFFGCITGRYANRIGSASFKIDGVEHKVTANSGKNHIHGGKAGFDKKVWRSQEFHGDLSVGVRLEYTSADGEEGFPGMLKGFVTYSLTKDNALVIDYDATTDKPTVINLTNHSYFNLAGEGNGDILGHELTLPTDQYTPTDDALIPTGEIASIKGTPLDFTTPHTIGERIGADFKPLIQGAGYDHNFVLSGSGVKLAATVKEPKSGRVMTVRTTEPGVQLYTGNHLKDVNGKGGHVYKARHGFCLETQHYPDSPNKPNFPSVILRPGETFHSTTIYQFSAE from the coding sequence ATGTCGATCGCCAGCCCGTCGCATGCCGCCAGCGCTCCCCAAGTGACCTCCGAGGTCTGGGGAACGACGTCCGAGGGCAAGACCGTGAAGCTGTTCACGCTGCGCAATGCAAACGGCATGGAGGCGAAGATCACGAACTACGGCGGCATCATCGTGTCGCTGAAGACGGCGGACAAAAACGGCCAGTTTGCTGATGTGGCGCTCGGTTTTGACACGCTCGACCGCTATCTCGATAAAAACCCCTTCTTCGGCTGCATCACGGGCCGGTACGCCAACCGCATCGGCAGCGCGTCCTTCAAGATCGACGGCGTGGAGCACAAGGTGACGGCCAACTCCGGCAAGAACCACATCCACGGTGGCAAAGCAGGCTTTGATAAAAAAGTCTGGCGATCCCAGGAGTTTCACGGGGACCTCAGCGTGGGCGTACGACTCGAATACACGAGCGCCGATGGTGAGGAAGGCTTCCCCGGCATGCTGAAAGGCTTCGTCACCTACTCTCTGACCAAAGACAATGCGCTGGTGATTGATTACGACGCCACCACGGACAAACCGACGGTGATCAACCTCACCAACCACAGCTATTTCAATCTGGCTGGTGAAGGCAACGGCGACATCCTGGGACACGAGCTGACTCTCCCGACGGATCAATACACGCCCACCGACGATGCGTTGATCCCTACGGGCGAAATCGCCAGCATCAAGGGCACGCCTCTGGATTTCACCACGCCGCACACGATTGGCGAACGCATCGGCGCTGACTTCAAGCCGCTGATCCAGGGCGCCGGCTACGATCACAACTTCGTACTCTCCGGCAGCGGCGTGAAACTGGCCGCCACGGTGAAGGAACCGAAGAGCGGCCGTGTGATGACCGTGCGCACCACGGAGCCGGGCGTGCAGCTTTACACCGGCAATCATCTCAAAGATGTGAACGGCAAGGGCGGTCATGTTTACAAAGCCCGCCACGGTTTCTGCCTCGAAACACAGCACTATCCCGACAGCCCGAACAAGCCGAACTTCCCCAGCGTAATCCTGCGTCCGGGCGAGACTTTTCACAGCACCACGATTTACCAGTTTTCCGCCGAGTGA
- a CDS encoding SDR family oxidoreductase, which yields MHNLSGQNIVIMGGTTGLGLSAAKRLVAAGANVVVTSRTQANVDAAVAELGPTARGFAADASTPEAAERAVAMFDRFDALYHVAGGSGRSKGDGPLHEMTDDGLRYTLDLNLKSVVLSNRAAIRQFLKQSTGGVILNMASVLGYSPSPKFFASHAYAAAKAGIIGFSKSIAAYYAPQNIRVNVIAPALVETPMSKRAATNDDIMQFIKTKQPLDGGRIGHPEDCDAAALLLLSPDSKFITGQVLAVDGGWTVSGC from the coding sequence ATGCACAACCTCTCCGGCCAAAACATCGTCATCATGGGCGGCACGACGGGCCTCGGCCTCTCTGCCGCGAAAAGACTCGTCGCCGCCGGAGCCAACGTGGTCGTCACCAGCCGCACGCAGGCGAATGTGGATGCTGCGGTGGCCGAACTCGGCCCGACCGCCCGCGGCTTTGCCGCCGATGCGTCCACGCCCGAGGCCGCCGAGCGTGCCGTGGCGATGTTTGACCGGTTTGATGCTCTTTACCACGTCGCCGGCGGTAGCGGTCGCTCGAAAGGCGATGGCCCACTCCATGAAATGACCGACGACGGCCTGCGCTACACGCTCGACCTCAATTTGAAGTCCGTCGTGCTCTCGAATCGCGCCGCCATCCGCCAGTTCCTCAAACAAAGCACCGGCGGCGTCATCCTGAACATGGCGAGCGTGCTCGGCTACTCGCCCTCACCGAAATTTTTCGCCTCCCACGCCTACGCCGCCGCGAAAGCCGGCATCATCGGCTTCAGCAAATCCATCGCCGCCTACTACGCCCCGCAAAACATCCGCGTGAATGTCATCGCCCCCGCGCTCGTCGAGACGCCCATGTCCAAACGCGCCGCTACCAACGACGACATCATGCAGTTCATCAAAACCAAGCAACCCCTCGACGGCGGCCGCATCGGCCATCCCGAAGACTGCGATGCCGCCGCCCTCCTGCTCCTCTCGCCCGACTCGAAATTTATCACTGGCCAGGTCCTTGCCGTCGATGGCGGCTGGACGGTTTCTGGATGCTAG
- a CDS encoding methionine synthase, whose product MQSQPLRTSVIGSYPFPGWLEFSARHLTEFGSADITEMQDDAAQVAIQDQIAAGLDVITDGEQTRFDFNLSFYGFIEGIALEPASPRRFGPPAHDQRGKHEITSELRAPRGLGAVEEFQRLKRLAAHTGKRLKVSVPGPYTLSGRLSPNAQYKDRYAITEALLPIVNKEIADLVAAGAEEICVDEPSMSCYGYREDTKRFVDIFNRTVASGYGKARICTHLCFGNFKGHPVGWRKYAPLFPAFLDLHCDEVHVEMANREYAELEVIKPMSERYDVAVGIIDVKSYHIETPEQIADAVRACLKHAPADKLVFAPDCGLSQTARWAAKKKLASMCAGVGIVKRELGL is encoded by the coding sequence ATGCAATCCCAACCGCTCCGCACCTCCGTCATCGGCAGTTATCCCTTCCCCGGCTGGCTCGAATTTTCCGCGCGGCATCTCACCGAGTTTGGAAGTGCGGACATCACAGAAATGCAGGACGACGCGGCGCAGGTCGCCATCCAGGATCAAATCGCCGCTGGTCTCGATGTCATCACGGATGGCGAGCAGACGCGTTTCGACTTCAATTTGAGCTTCTATGGCTTCATCGAGGGCATCGCGCTCGAACCGGCAAGCCCGCGTCGCTTCGGGCCACCCGCGCACGATCAGCGTGGCAAACACGAGATCACCAGCGAACTCCGCGCTCCACGCGGACTCGGCGCGGTGGAGGAATTTCAGCGCCTCAAACGCCTCGCCGCGCACACCGGCAAGCGATTGAAAGTCTCCGTCCCCGGCCCCTACACGCTCAGCGGCCGTCTTTCGCCGAATGCGCAATACAAAGACCGCTATGCCATTACCGAGGCGCTGCTGCCCATCGTCAACAAGGAGATCGCCGACCTCGTCGCGGCGGGCGCGGAGGAAATCTGCGTCGATGAGCCCAGCATGAGCTGCTACGGCTACCGCGAGGACACGAAGCGCTTCGTGGACATCTTCAACCGCACCGTCGCCAGCGGCTACGGTAAGGCCCGCATTTGCACGCACCTCTGCTTCGGCAATTTCAAAGGTCACCCCGTCGGCTGGCGCAAATACGCGCCGTTGTTTCCTGCGTTTCTCGATCTGCACTGCGATGAAGTCCACGTCGAGATGGCGAACCGCGAATACGCCGAGCTGGAGGTCATCAAGCCGATGTCCGAGCGCTACGACGTGGCTGTGGGCATCATTGATGTGAAGAGCTACCACATCGAAACGCCCGAGCAGATCGCCGACGCGGTGCGCGCGTGCTTGAAGCATGCGCCAGCGGACAAACTCGTCTTCGCGCCGGATTGCGGCCTCAGTCAGACCGCACGCTGGGCGGCGAAGAAGAAGCTCGCCAGCATGTGCGCGGGCGTCGGTATCGTGAAACGTGAGCTAGGCCTGTGA
- a CDS encoding alanine--glyoxylate aminotransferase family protein: protein MSTHVKLYIPGPVEVSPDTYAAMAQPMIGHRGKGFQDLYAEIQPMLQTLFGTKGLVFLSTSSAFGIMEGCIRNLVAKKVLNCCNGAFADKWHDVSKRCGKQAEAYTVEWGQPVMADEIDKRLATGEFDAVTFIHNETSTGVLSPIAEIAALKKKYPEVMFITDSVSGFTTVPVNFDELGLDVLLTGSQKAFALPPGLALFTASEAAMARAATINDRGYYFDFLEFKANGEKSMTPSTPCISLIYGLRHQLNKIFAEGVDNRYARHAKLNGMVHDWVIRNGFEFFAPEGYRSKSLTCVTNNKGIDVTAFIGLLKKNHSMIIDGGYGKLKGKTFRVSNMGDETEASISTVIAALDDSLAKL from the coding sequence ATGAGCACCCACGTCAAACTTTACATCCCCGGTCCCGTCGAAGTCAGCCCTGACACCTACGCTGCGATGGCGCAGCCGATGATCGGGCATCGCGGGAAGGGTTTCCAGGATCTGTATGCCGAAATCCAGCCGATGCTGCAGACGCTGTTCGGCACCAAAGGACTGGTGTTTCTGAGCACGTCCTCGGCCTTCGGCATCATGGAGGGCTGCATCCGCAACCTAGTGGCCAAAAAGGTGCTGAACTGCTGCAACGGCGCGTTTGCGGACAAGTGGCATGACGTCTCGAAGCGCTGCGGCAAGCAGGCGGAGGCCTACACCGTGGAGTGGGGCCAGCCGGTGATGGCCGATGAGATCGACAAGCGTCTCGCCACGGGCGAATTCGACGCGGTGACCTTCATCCACAACGAAACCTCCACCGGCGTGCTCAGCCCCATCGCGGAGATCGCGGCGCTGAAGAAGAAATACCCGGAGGTGATGTTCATCACGGACTCGGTGTCTGGTTTCACCACGGTGCCGGTGAACTTCGACGAACTCGGCCTCGACGTGCTGCTCACGGGCAGCCAGAAGGCCTTCGCGCTGCCTCCGGGTCTCGCGCTGTTCACCGCCAGCGAGGCGGCGATGGCGCGTGCAGCAACGATCAATGACCGCGGCTACTACTTCGACTTCCTGGAGTTCAAGGCAAACGGCGAGAAGAGCATGACGCCGAGCACGCCGTGCATTTCGCTGATCTACGGCCTGCGTCATCAGCTCAACAAGATCTTCGCCGAAGGCGTGGACAACCGCTACGCGCGTCACGCCAAGCTCAACGGCATGGTGCACGACTGGGTGATCCGCAACGGCTTCGAGTTCTTTGCGCCGGAGGGTTATCGCTCCAAGTCGCTGACCTGCGTGACAAACAACAAGGGCATCGACGTGACGGCCTTCATCGGCCTGCTGAAGAAGAACCACAGCATGATCATCGACGGCGGTTACGGGAAGCTGAAGGGCAAGACCTTCCGCGTCTCGAACATGGGCGACGAGACCGAGGCGAGCATCAGCACGGTGATCGCCGCGCTGGATGACAGCCTGGCGAAGCTGTGA
- a CDS encoding SIS domain-containing protein, translated as MTPALQYLEASERLLSRVRDQLPLIQQTADMFAQTILAGQMVHVFGSGHSRILVEEMWPRYGSFPGFNPIVELSLTFHNLVVGANGQRQAMFLENVSGLANRILRNFDLMPGDSALVISSGGCNVVPVEMAEEFQKRGVKVVAIISTTHSEASTSRHRDGKKLQDFSDIVLDTGAPVGDAMIKIEGLDTPVAPGSTVGGCLLVNAIKAEVADRLTKAGQPPKVLTAGAVIGAAKATELFEAAYDEHARRIAKYYANLGS; from the coding sequence ATGACACCCGCCCTCCAATATCTCGAAGCCTCCGAACGTCTCCTCTCCCGCGTCCGCGACCAGCTTCCGCTCATCCAGCAGACCGCCGACATGTTCGCGCAGACGATACTCGCCGGTCAAATGGTCCACGTCTTCGGCTCCGGCCACAGCCGCATCCTTGTCGAAGAAATGTGGCCGCGATATGGCTCCTTTCCCGGTTTCAATCCCATCGTCGAACTCTCGCTTACCTTCCACAACCTTGTCGTCGGTGCGAATGGCCAGCGGCAGGCCATGTTCCTCGAAAACGTCAGTGGCTTGGCCAATCGCATCCTGCGCAACTTCGACCTCATGCCCGGCGATAGCGCCCTCGTCATCTCCAGCGGCGGCTGCAACGTCGTCCCGGTCGAAATGGCCGAGGAGTTTCAGAAGCGCGGTGTCAAAGTCGTCGCCATCATCAGCACCACGCACAGCGAGGCCAGCACCAGCCGCCACCGCGACGGCAAGAAGCTCCAGGACTTCTCCGACATCGTCCTCGACACCGGCGCCCCCGTTGGCGACGCCATGATCAAGATCGAAGGCCTCGACACTCCTGTCGCACCCGGCAGCACCGTCGGCGGTTGTTTGCTCGTGAATGCCATCAAAGCTGAAGTCGCGGATCGTCTGACGAAGGCTGGTCAGCCGCCGAAGGTTCTCACTGCCGGAGCCGTGATCGGTGCCGCAAAAGCCACCGAGCTGTTTGAAGCTGCGTATGACGAGCATGCGCGGCGGATCGCGAAGTATTACGCGAATCTCGGCAGCTAG
- a CDS encoding protein phosphatase 2C domain-containing protein, whose protein sequence is MSATNVLTDRVPLFETEPPAFVQEQDFAARQYRGRRDNQEDYYAFADAAEPEERSLERLLLVVGDGLGAHAGGSVASYIGVNAFVRAYHEQDGPHSWKLKHAIETANETLGYITSRMPSVAPPMGTTMIGVLITPQTMEWISVGDSPLFLFRDGELLRINADHSLSPLIDARAERGEITLEEAENHPDRHTLQAALLGLPLLMIDTPPEPMPLKKGDIVIAASDGIFTLTDKALEELLSFGKHTTADKIADAIIFAIRRINNDRQDNTTVGVVKIS, encoded by the coding sequence GTGAGCGCCACCAACGTCCTGACCGATCGAGTCCCCCTCTTTGAAACCGAGCCGCCCGCCTTTGTGCAGGAGCAGGATTTTGCCGCAAGGCAATATCGCGGCCGCCGTGACAACCAGGAGGACTACTATGCCTTTGCCGATGCCGCCGAACCGGAGGAGCGCAGTCTCGAACGCCTGCTGCTCGTCGTCGGCGATGGTCTCGGCGCCCATGCTGGCGGCAGCGTGGCCAGTTACATCGGGGTGAACGCCTTCGTACGTGCTTATCACGAGCAGGACGGGCCGCATTCATGGAAGCTCAAGCATGCGATCGAGACCGCGAATGAAACGCTGGGCTACATCACCAGCCGCATGCCCAGCGTGGCTCCGCCCATGGGCACCACGATGATCGGTGTTCTGATCACTCCGCAGACCATGGAATGGATCAGCGTGGGCGACTCGCCGCTGTTCTTGTTCCGCGATGGCGAACTGCTGCGCATCAACGCTGACCACAGCCTTTCACCGCTCATCGACGCCCGTGCCGAGCGCGGCGAGATCACACTCGAAGAGGCCGAGAATCATCCCGACCGCCATACGCTCCAGGCGGCATTGCTCGGCCTTCCGCTTCTGATGATCGACACCCCCCCCGAGCCGATGCCTCTCAAAAAAGGGGACATCGTCATCGCCGCCAGCGACGGCATTTTCACACTGACCGACAAGGCGCTCGAAGAGCTGCTCAGCTTCGGCAAGCACACCACGGCGGACAAGATCGCCGACGCCATCATCTTCGCCATCCGCCGCATCAACAACGACCGTCAGGACAACACAACGGTCGGCGTGGTGAAAATTTCCTGA